One Mycobacterium sp. SMC-4 DNA window includes the following coding sequences:
- a CDS encoding cytochrome P450: MTDTDFDTADFFTDESLVPNPYPYFDHLRSKCPVTEATPFKVMAVTGYEEAVSVYKNPAFSSCNSLAGPFSGLPFGPGDADDVTDLIEEHRHIAPMAEHISNQDPPLHARTRSLMNKLITPKRLKENEEFMWRLADEQLDTFIERGSCEFLADYAKPFSLLVIADLLGVPQEDHQEFQVHFGTQIAGELGEGTTELNPLEWLNEKFYAYIEDRRRSPRQDVLTELAEAKYDDGSTPEIEDVMNLSTFLFAAGTETTTKLTSAAVRVLGEDPQLQATIRADRSRIPAFLEETLRMESPVKAHFRMARTTTKIGDVEVPAGTTVMLLPGACNRDARKFESPDTFNPGRPNVREQIAFVRGPHSCPGAPLARAEGRITMMRVLDRMADIAISEEHHGPAGQRRYDYDPTFILRGLRELHVTFTPVG, from the coding sequence ATGACAGACACCGACTTCGACACGGCTGATTTCTTCACTGATGAATCGCTGGTCCCGAATCCGTACCCGTACTTCGATCACCTCCGCTCGAAGTGCCCGGTGACCGAGGCGACCCCGTTCAAGGTGATGGCAGTCACCGGCTACGAAGAGGCTGTCTCGGTCTACAAGAACCCGGCGTTCTCGTCCTGCAACTCACTGGCGGGTCCGTTCTCGGGCCTGCCTTTCGGACCGGGCGATGCCGACGACGTCACGGATCTCATCGAGGAGCATCGCCACATCGCCCCGATGGCCGAGCACATCTCGAACCAGGACCCGCCATTGCACGCTCGGACGAGAAGCCTGATGAACAAGCTGATCACCCCGAAGCGCCTCAAAGAGAACGAAGAGTTCATGTGGCGACTGGCCGACGAACAGCTCGACACGTTCATCGAACGAGGCAGCTGCGAGTTCCTCGCCGACTACGCGAAGCCTTTCTCGCTGCTGGTCATCGCCGACCTGCTCGGGGTCCCGCAGGAGGATCACCAGGAGTTCCAGGTGCATTTCGGGACCCAGATCGCCGGTGAGCTCGGTGAGGGGACCACCGAGCTCAACCCTCTGGAGTGGCTGAACGAGAAGTTCTACGCCTACATCGAAGATCGCAGACGCTCGCCGCGCCAGGATGTGCTGACCGAACTGGCCGAAGCCAAGTACGACGACGGGTCGACGCCCGAGATCGAGGACGTCATGAACCTGTCGACGTTCCTTTTCGCCGCAGGCACCGAGACCACGACCAAGCTCACCAGCGCGGCGGTTCGTGTGCTGGGTGAGGATCCGCAACTGCAGGCGACGATACGCGCGGACCGCAGCAGAATACCCGCGTTCCTAGAAGAGACCTTACGCATGGAAAGCCCTGTGAAAGCCCACTTCCGAATGGCACGCACGACCACGAAGATCGGCGACGTGGAAGTGCCTGCGGGAACCACGGTGATGTTGCTCCCCGGCGCCTGCAATCGCGACGCGAGGAAGTTCGAGTCGCCGGACACCTTCAATCCCGGACGGCCCAACGTTCGCGAGCAGATCGCCTTCGTCCGCGGCCCCCACTCGTGCCCCGGTGCTCCGCTCGCAAGAGCCGAAGGCCGGATCACGATGATGCGAGTGCTCGACCGCATGGCGGATATCGCAATCTCCGAGGAGCATCACGGGCCGGCCGGCCAACGCCGCTACGACTACGACCCGACGTTCATCCTGCGAGGTCTACGCGAACTTCATGTGACGTTCACACCTGTCGGTTGA
- a CDS encoding limonene-1,2-epoxide hydrolase family protein, with protein sequence MSDQKATSDPVAVVREFCALMERRDPEALRPLLAENAVYQNVGMPAFTGIDAIVENMGAQFSMFPDAYAFEIVNIANDGPVVLTERLDYIQASDGSKPAIPVMGTFVVGADGRITRWTDYFDVTLTIKVLQGEDISTLVPAPPPS encoded by the coding sequence GTGTCTGATCAGAAAGCGACGTCCGATCCGGTGGCGGTGGTCCGCGAATTCTGCGCGCTGATGGAGCGTCGCGATCCTGAAGCGCTGCGTCCACTTCTCGCCGAGAACGCCGTGTACCAGAATGTCGGCATGCCGGCGTTCACGGGCATCGACGCGATCGTGGAGAACATGGGTGCGCAGTTCTCGATGTTCCCAGACGCCTATGCATTCGAGATCGTCAACATCGCCAACGACGGTCCAGTTGTCCTGACCGAACGCCTCGACTACATCCAGGCCTCCGACGGATCCAAGCCTGCAATTCCAGTGATGGGGACCTTCGTCGTTGGAGCTGACGGCAGGATCACCCGTTGGACTGATTACTTCGATGTCACGCTGACGATCAAAGTTCTTCAAGGAGAGGACATCAGCACCCTAGTTCCCGCCCCGCCGCCCAGTTGA